In Paroedura picta isolate Pp20150507F chromosome 6, Ppicta_v3.0, whole genome shotgun sequence, one genomic interval encodes:
- the LOC143840721 gene encoding regucalcin-like, which translates to MHSIKIESIVKEKNRMGECPIWEEKENSLVYVDINSQKVCRWNSVTNEIQRVSVDARVGSVALRESGGYVIALGTSFAFLNWRNQEVLMISKQELDKPSNRFNDGKVDPQGNFFAGTMAEETAPGVRARHQGALYTLFPDCSVVKQLDHVDISNGLEWSLDHRTFFHIDSLAYAVHAYSYDKHTGQIGDCRAVYKMEKEEAMPDGMCIDVEGKLWVACIDGGRVIRIDPETGRRIQTVKMPVSRITSCCFGGKDYSEMYVTSAYDGLNSAALAKEPQAGEIFKVTGLGVKGIPQYYFAG; encoded by the exons ATGCATTCCATTAAAATTGAGTCAATAGTGAAGGAAAAGAACAGGATGGGGGAGTGTCCCATATGGGAGGAAAAAGAGAACTCCCTTGTATATGTGGATATCAATTCGCAGAAAGTTTGCCGCTGGAACTCAGTCACCAATGAAATTCAACGTGTGTCTGTAG ATGCTCGTGTTGGCTCAGTGGCCCTTCGCGAGAGTGGAGGCTATGTGATTGCTCTAGGAACCAGCTTTGCCTTTTTGAACTGGAGAAATCAAGAAGTACTTATGATTTCCAAGCAGGAATTGGATAAACCAAGCAACCGATTTAATGATGGGAAAGTGGATCCACAAGGGAATTTTTTTGCAG GTACCATGGCAGAAGAGACTGCTCCTGGTGTGAGAGCAAGACACCAAGGGGCTCTTTATACTCTTTTTCCTGATTGCAGCGTCGTGAAGCAGTTAGATCACGTGGATATCTCAAATGGTCTGGAATGGTCACTAGATCACAGAACTTTCTTCCACATCGATAGCCTGGCCTATGCTGTGCATGCTTACAGCTATGACAAGCACACAGGACAGATTG GTGATTGCAGAGCCGTGTACAAGATGGAGAAGGAGGAAGCAATGCCTGATGGGATGTGCATTGATGTGGAAGGGAAACTTTGGGTAGCCTGCATTGATGGTGGGCGAGTGATCCGTATTGACCCCGAGACAG GGAGAAGAATTCAAACTGTGAAAATGCCTGTTTCCCGGATTACAtcatgctgctttggagggaaagaCTATTCTGAAATGTATGTCACTTCTGCCTATGATGGACTAAACAGTGCCGCCTTAGCCAAGGAACCTCAAGCTGGGGAGATTTTCAAG gttacaGGACTGGGAGTGAAAGGAATACCCCAGTACTACTTTGCTGGTTAA